In Stutzerimonas stutzeri, a genomic segment contains:
- a CDS encoding AI-2E family transporter → MTITHTNRWLWLVALLLLGWLIYQLSPILSPFLVGILLAYLGDPLVDRLERWKLSRTWGVILVFALFILLCLLLLLVLVPMLGKQLMHLYQLAPLGLDWLQMTALPWMQMQFGLDEDFWRFDQIKSAFSANLGSTKDMVAVILSQATASSIALLAWLANLLLVPVVCFYLLRDWDLIMAKLRALLPRRREETVMALMRECHEVIGAFLRGQLLVMLALAVVYSAGLMLVGVELGLLIGVLAGLASIVPYMGFVVGIGAAFVAVLFQFGLEPYPLLGVAAVFTAGQMLEGMLLTPLLVGDRIGLHPVAVIFAVLAGGQLFGFTGVLLALPVAAVIMVLLRHVHDLYKLSDLYAEPPVDPPRQP, encoded by the coding sequence ATGACGATCACTCATACCAACCGCTGGCTATGGCTGGTGGCGCTATTACTGCTTGGCTGGCTGATCTACCAGCTCTCACCGATTCTCTCGCCGTTTCTGGTCGGCATTCTGCTGGCCTACCTGGGCGACCCGTTGGTTGATCGTCTGGAACGCTGGAAGCTGTCCCGTACATGGGGTGTGATTCTGGTGTTCGCGCTGTTTATCCTGCTGTGCCTGTTGTTACTGCTGGTGCTGGTGCCGATGCTGGGCAAGCAGCTGATGCATCTGTATCAGCTGGCGCCTCTGGGGCTCGACTGGTTGCAGATGACTGCGCTGCCCTGGATGCAAATGCAGTTTGGCCTCGATGAGGACTTCTGGCGTTTCGATCAGATCAAGAGTGCATTTTCCGCCAATCTCGGCAGCACCAAGGACATGGTAGCGGTCATTCTCAGTCAGGCGACGGCCTCGAGTATCGCGCTGCTGGCGTGGCTGGCGAATCTGTTGCTGGTGCCGGTAGTGTGCTTCTACCTGCTGCGGGACTGGGACCTGATCATGGCCAAGCTGCGGGCCTTGTTGCCGCGGCGGCGCGAGGAGACCGTGATGGCGCTAATGCGCGAGTGCCATGAGGTCATCGGTGCGTTTCTGCGGGGGCAGTTGCTGGTGATGCTGGCGCTGGCGGTGGTTTATTCCGCCGGGCTCATGCTGGTCGGCGTCGAGCTGGGATTGTTGATCGGCGTGCTGGCCGGTCTCGCCAGCATCGTCCCTTACATGGGGTTCGTGGTCGGTATCGGTGCAGCCTTTGTCGCCGTGCTGTTCCAGTTCGGTCTGGAGCCTTATCCATTGCTGGGAGTCGCTGCGGTGTTCACGGCCGGGCAGATGCTCGAAGGCATGCTGCTGACACCTCTACTGGTGGGGGATCGGATCGGCTTACATCCTGTAGCGGTGATCTTCGCAGTGCTGGCCGGCGGGCAATTGTTCGGGTTCACTGGCGTCTTGTTGGCCTTGCCGGTGGCGGCGGTGATCATGGTTCTGCTGCGTCATGTGCATGATCTCTATAAACTCTCGGACCTTTATGCAGAGCCGCCGGTCGATCCGCCCCGCCAACCATGA
- the hda gene encoding DnaA regulatory inactivator Hda, with product MKPIQLPLGIRLRDDATFANFYPGANAAALGYVERVCSPEAGWSDELIYLWGNTGVGRSHLLQAACLRVEQRGELAVYLPLADVAEYGPALLDNLEQSELVCLDDLDAVAGDPVWEEALFHLFNRLRDSGRRLLLAADASPREIAVQLADLKSRLSLSLVFQLHELSDEDKLRALQLRASRRGLNLPDDVGRFILTRGARSMSALFELLDRLDQASLQAQRKLTIPFLKETLGW from the coding sequence ATGAAACCCATTCAGCTGCCTCTGGGCATTCGCCTTCGCGACGATGCCACTTTCGCCAACTTCTATCCGGGCGCCAATGCCGCCGCGCTGGGCTACGTCGAGCGTGTCTGTTCGCCCGAAGCCGGCTGGTCCGACGAGCTGATCTATCTGTGGGGCAACACTGGCGTCGGTCGCAGTCATCTGCTGCAGGCCGCTTGCCTGCGTGTAGAGCAGCGAGGCGAGCTGGCGGTTTATCTGCCGCTCGCCGATGTGGCCGAATATGGGCCGGCGCTGCTGGATAATTTGGAGCAGAGCGAGTTGGTTTGCCTGGACGATCTGGATGCCGTCGCCGGCGATCCGGTTTGGGAGGAAGCGCTGTTTCACCTGTTCAATCGGCTGCGTGACAGTGGCCGGCGTTTGCTGCTCGCCGCTGATGCCTCGCCGCGAGAAATTGCCGTGCAGCTGGCGGATCTCAAGTCTCGCCTGAGCCTTTCACTGGTATTTCAACTGCACGAACTTTCCGATGAGGACAAACTGCGTGCGCTGCAGCTACGCGCCTCGCGCCGTGGTCTGAATCTGCCTGACGACGTCGGTCGCTTCATCCTCACCCGCGGCGCGCGCAGCATGAGCGCATTGTTCGAATTGCTCGATCGGCTGGACCAGGCCTCGCTGCAGGCGCAGCGCAAGCTGACCATTCCGTTTCTCAAGGAAACGCTCGGCTGGTAA
- a CDS encoding DUF2069 domain-containing protein, whose translation MARTPKPLPSLEWLTPRVKFSRAISLASFIGLAVLLIIWNLVFADLHGARIWVVIGIQLIPLLLVAPGMISGSPRAHAWTCFIVNLYFIQGVLAAINPTRMVYGWLEAIISLTLFVSALLYTRWAYQYERKAAGES comes from the coding sequence GTGGCTAGAACGCCCAAACCGCTCCCCTCCCTGGAATGGCTGACGCCTCGGGTAAAATTCAGCCGAGCAATCAGCTTGGCCAGCTTCATCGGCCTCGCTGTCCTGCTGATCATCTGGAATCTGGTTTTCGCCGACCTGCATGGTGCGCGCATCTGGGTCGTAATCGGTATTCAGCTGATTCCGCTGCTTCTGGTCGCCCCAGGCATGATCTCCGGCAGTCCGCGCGCTCATGCCTGGACCTGCTTTATCGTCAACCTCTACTTCATCCAGGGTGTGCTCGCCGCGATCAACCCGACGCGGATGGTGTATGGCTGGCTGGAAGCGATCATCAGCCTGACGCTATTCGTCAGTGCATTGCTTTATACCCGCTGGGCTTATCAGTACGAGCGCAAAGCAGCGGGCGAAAGCTGA
- the wrbA gene encoding NAD(P)H:quinone oxidoreductase yields the protein MSAPYILVLYYSRHGATAEMARQIARGIEQTGLEARLRTVPAVSTECEAVAPTIPEQGAIYATLDDLKHCSGLALGSPTRFGNMAAPLKYFIDGTSGLWLTGELVGKPAGVFTSTSSLHGGQETTLLSMLLPLLHHGMLLLGLPYSENALLETRGGGTPYGPSHHAGADGKRLLDEHEINLCRALGQRLAQTAKRLENDRG from the coding sequence ATGAGCGCGCCGTACATTCTGGTGTTGTACTACAGCCGCCACGGCGCCACCGCCGAGATGGCGCGGCAGATTGCCCGCGGCATCGAGCAGACCGGCCTCGAGGCGCGGCTGCGCACCGTGCCGGCAGTGTCCACCGAATGCGAGGCGGTAGCGCCTACGATTCCGGAGCAAGGCGCGATCTACGCGACACTGGACGACCTGAAACACTGTTCCGGATTGGCGCTTGGCAGCCCGACCCGCTTCGGCAACATGGCCGCCCCGCTGAAGTACTTTATCGACGGTACCAGCGGGCTCTGGCTGACCGGCGAATTGGTCGGCAAACCCGCCGGCGTCTTCACCTCGACCTCCAGCCTTCACGGTGGCCAGGAAACGACCTTGCTATCCATGCTGCTGCCCCTGTTGCATCACGGCATGCTGCTACTCGGCCTGCCCTACAGCGAAAACGCGCTGCTTGAGACCCGAGGCGGCGGCACGCCCTACGGTCCCAGCCACCATGCTGGCGCAGACGGAAAACGCCTACTGGATGAGCATGAAATCAACCTCTGCCGCGCCCTGGGCCAGCGCCTCGCGCAAACCGCCAAGCGTCTGGAGAATGACCGTGGCTAG
- the arsC gene encoding arsenate reductase (glutaredoxin) (This arsenate reductase requires both glutathione and glutaredoxin to convert arsenate to arsenite, after which the efflux transporter formed by ArsA and ArsB can extrude the arsenite from the cell, providing resistance.), translated as MTELTLYHNPRCSKSRGALELLEQRGLNPTVIRYLETPPSATELKQILARLGIGPRQLLRSGEEEYQSLNLADPTLTDSQIIEAMVAHPKLIERPILVAGDVAVVGRPPEKVLEILP; from the coding sequence ATGACCGAACTGACCCTTTATCACAATCCACGCTGCTCGAAATCACGCGGCGCGCTGGAACTACTCGAACAGCGCGGCCTGAACCCTACCGTCATCCGCTATCTGGAAACACCTCCTTCCGCCACAGAACTCAAGCAGATTCTTGCTCGTCTGGGCATCGGTCCTCGGCAGCTGCTACGCAGTGGTGAAGAGGAATACCAATCCCTCAACCTGGCCGACCCGACCCTCACCGACAGCCAGATCATCGAGGCGATGGTCGCTCATCCAAAACTGATCGAGCGTCCTATCCTGGTTGCCGGCGATGTCGCCGTAGTTGGCCGTCCGCCCGAGAAAGTGCTGGAGATCCTGCCATGA
- a CDS encoding virulence factor BrkB family protein produces MQQRIKDFVEFGRFLVQRFLADRGPHSAAALTYTTLFAVVPMMTVTFAMLSAIPAFQGVGEQIQMYIFSNFIPSTGATIQEYLVAFTNQARQLTWFGVGFLMATALMMLLTIEKAFNVIWRVRQPRRGISSFLLYWAILSLGPLLLGAGFAMSTYITSLSLISGPHAVIGARTVLKAMPLVLSVAAFTLIYAAVPNTRVPLRHAVVGGSFTAVLFEAAKQLFGLYVSYFPSYQLIYGAFAAVPLFLLWVYLSWMIVLFGAELVCGMSSSQQWRRRSVPRLLVMLGLLRVLYESQLAGREVRLRDAHRSGWRLPEDEWDEILEFFEREQLVCRTGSSGWVLCRDLNHYSFDQLLRCNPWPLSGRQSLPEHLDEPWYPTLRQSLELLEKEQASLFGGSVADWLQARRI; encoded by the coding sequence ATGCAGCAACGAATCAAGGATTTCGTAGAATTCGGCCGTTTCCTGGTGCAGCGCTTCTTGGCGGATCGCGGCCCACACAGTGCCGCCGCCTTGACCTACACCACGTTATTCGCGGTGGTGCCGATGATGACGGTGACGTTCGCCATGCTCTCTGCCATTCCAGCGTTTCAGGGCGTTGGAGAGCAGATCCAGATGTACATTTTCAGCAACTTCATTCCCTCCACGGGCGCGACCATCCAGGAATACCTGGTTGCCTTCACGAATCAGGCAAGGCAGCTCACCTGGTTCGGCGTGGGGTTTCTGATGGCGACGGCGTTGATGATGCTCCTGACCATCGAAAAAGCGTTCAACGTGATTTGGCGGGTGCGCCAGCCGCGCCGTGGAATCTCGAGCTTTCTCCTGTACTGGGCGATCCTGAGCCTCGGCCCGCTGTTGCTGGGAGCGGGGTTCGCCATGAGCACCTACATCACCTCCCTGTCGTTGATTTCCGGACCGCACGCCGTGATTGGCGCACGCACCGTGCTCAAAGCGATGCCATTGGTGCTCAGCGTCGCCGCATTTACATTGATCTATGCCGCCGTGCCGAATACCCGGGTTCCGCTACGGCACGCGGTTGTCGGCGGTAGCTTCACCGCAGTTCTATTCGAGGCGGCCAAGCAGCTGTTCGGTTTGTATGTGAGCTATTTCCCTAGCTATCAGCTGATCTATGGAGCTTTCGCCGCGGTGCCGCTGTTCCTGCTGTGGGTTTATCTTTCCTGGATGATCGTGCTGTTCGGTGCGGAGCTGGTATGCGGGATGTCTTCGTCGCAGCAATGGCGGCGTCGCTCGGTCCCGCGTCTGTTGGTCATGCTCGGGTTGCTACGGGTGCTTTACGAAAGCCAACTGGCTGGGCGTGAGGTGCGTCTGCGCGATGCCCATCGAAGTGGCTGGCGATTGCCCGAGGACGAGTGGGACGAAATTCTTGAGTTCTTCGAGCGCGAGCAACTCGTCTGCCGGACCGGATCGTCCGGTTGGGTGCTGTGTCGCGATCTCAACCATTACAGCTTCGATCAGCTGTTGCGCTGCAACCCCTGGCCGCTCTCGGGCAGGCAGTCATTGCCGGAGCATCTGGACGAGCCCTGGTATCCGACGCTGCGGCAATCGCTGGAGCTGCTGGAGAAAGAACAGGCCAGCCTGTTCGGTGGTAGTGTCGCGGACTGGCTGCAGGCGCGACGGATATGA
- a CDS encoding TlpA family protein disulfide reductase yields the protein MIKRSIGLVSVLISLMLAGCSEDWGPDQHGAAVSSQQLEGQWLLINYWAEWCGPCRTEIPELNALDQSRDDVTVLGVNFDGLQGDELIAAADALGIGFRVLSVDPAERLDLPRSTVLPVTYIVDGAGEVRESLVGDQTAEGLQAHLKRLGR from the coding sequence ATGATCAAGCGATCCATTGGGCTAGTCAGTGTGCTCATCAGCCTGATGCTGGCTGGCTGCTCAGAAGACTGGGGTCCCGACCAGCACGGTGCGGCTGTCTCGTCGCAGCAGCTCGAAGGCCAGTGGCTCTTGATCAATTATTGGGCGGAATGGTGCGGGCCGTGCCGTACCGAGATTCCCGAGCTGAACGCGCTGGACCAATCGAGAGACGACGTCACCGTACTTGGGGTTAATTTCGACGGGCTTCAGGGCGACGAATTGATCGCTGCGGCTGACGCGCTGGGCATTGGCTTCAGAGTGCTCAGCGTGGACCCTGCCGAGCGACTGGACTTACCGCGCAGCACAGTGCTTCCCGTGACGTATATCGTCGATGGCGCAGGCGAGGTCCGCGAGAGCTTGGTTGGCGATCAGACTGCCGAAGGGCTCCAGGCTCACCTGAAGCGGTTGGGGCGATAG
- a CDS encoding lytic transglycosylase domain-containing protein, with product MKALPCLWLLALIIAWPISAAVRQAPEPELRELMQRTVLEAESFEDRFDAEVWLLDVSTRLRRYVPDPQERLTLLRLVHQEASKAGLRPDMVLALIHAESRFDRFAISSVGAQGMMQVMPFWKAELGRPQDNLTDNATNLRYGCTILSYYLKKENGDISRALARYNGSLGKQRYPAKVIGFWQDFWYVKP from the coding sequence ATGAAGGCCCTTCCCTGTCTATGGTTGCTGGCGCTGATCATCGCCTGGCCGATTTCTGCGGCTGTTCGCCAGGCACCCGAGCCCGAGCTGCGAGAGCTGATGCAGCGCACCGTATTGGAGGCGGAGAGCTTTGAGGATCGATTTGATGCAGAAGTTTGGCTGCTGGACGTGTCGACTCGGCTCAGGCGCTACGTCCCCGATCCGCAAGAACGGCTGACGCTATTGCGGCTTGTGCATCAGGAAGCCAGCAAGGCGGGGCTGAGACCCGACATGGTGCTGGCGCTGATCCATGCCGAAAGTCGTTTCGACCGGTTCGCCATTTCCAGCGTCGGCGCGCAAGGGATGATGCAGGTAATGCCATTCTGGAAAGCCGAACTGGGGCGCCCACAGGACAACCTCACCGACAACGCCACCAATCTGCGCTACGGCTGCACGATTCTCAGCTATTACCTGAAAAAGGAAAACGGCGACATCAGTCGCGCTCTGGCTCGCTACAACGGCAGCCTCGGCAAACAGCGCTACCCGGCGAAGGTCATCGGCTTCTGGCAAGACTTCTGGTACGTAAAGCCTTGA
- a CDS encoding proline--tRNA ligase: MRTSQFLLSTLKETPSDAVVISHQLMLRAGMIRKLASGLYTWMPMGLRALRKAEAIVRDEMNKAGALEVLMPAIQPAELWQESGRWVQYGPELLRVKDRHDREFCVGPTHEEVITDLARNELNSYKQLPMNFYQIQTKFRDEIRPRFGLMRGREFIMKDAYSFHADQQSLQETYDCMHEAYCNIFTRLGLNFRPVQADTGSIGGTGSHEFHVLAESGEDDIAFSDSSDYAANIEKAEAIPRETERGAATEALRLVDTPNCKTIAALVEQFQLPIEKTIKTLLVRGTEKGQLVALIVRGDHELNEIKAANLAQVESPLVFASEAEIRAAMGAGPGSLGPLNLQIPCVIDRSVALMSDFAAGANQEDKHYFGVNWERDLPLPTVADLRNVIAGDPSPDGTGTLVIKRGIEVGHIFQLGTKYSEAMNCNVMGENGKPVVLTMGCYGIGVSRVVAAAIEQNYDDRGILWPDALAPFQIALVPMKYENQAVREATDKLYAELTAAGYDVLLDDRDKKTSPGVKFADMELVGIPHRIVVGDRGLADGTLEYKHRRDAESQAVPAADILEFINSRASR, encoded by the coding sequence ATGCGCACCAGTCAGTTCCTGCTCTCGACCCTCAAAGAAACCCCTTCCGACGCGGTGGTTATCAGCCACCAGCTGATGCTGCGTGCCGGAATGATTCGCAAGCTGGCTTCCGGTCTCTATACCTGGATGCCAATGGGGCTGCGTGCACTGCGCAAGGCCGAGGCCATTGTCCGGGACGAAATGAACAAAGCCGGTGCACTGGAAGTGCTGATGCCCGCGATCCAACCTGCCGAGCTCTGGCAGGAATCGGGGCGCTGGGTACAGTACGGTCCTGAACTGCTGCGTGTGAAGGATCGTCATGATCGTGAGTTCTGCGTCGGCCCAACGCATGAGGAAGTGATCACCGATCTGGCACGTAATGAGCTGAACAGCTACAAACAGCTGCCAATGAATTTCTACCAGATTCAGACCAAATTCCGCGACGAGATTCGCCCGCGCTTCGGCCTGATGCGCGGGCGCGAATTCATCATGAAGGACGCTTACTCCTTTCATGCGGATCAGCAGTCGCTGCAGGAAACCTATGACTGCATGCACGAGGCGTACTGCAACATCTTCACCCGCCTGGGACTGAACTTCCGCCCCGTGCAGGCCGATACCGGCTCGATCGGCGGCACCGGCTCGCATGAATTCCATGTGCTGGCCGAGTCTGGAGAAGACGACATCGCCTTCAGCGACAGCTCCGACTACGCCGCCAATATCGAAAAAGCCGAGGCCATCCCTCGCGAAACCGAGCGTGGCGCCGCCACCGAAGCGCTGCGTCTGGTGGACACGCCGAACTGCAAGACGATTGCCGCGCTGGTCGAGCAATTTCAGTTGCCCATCGAAAAGACCATCAAGACGCTGCTCGTGCGAGGTACGGAGAAAGGCCAACTGGTAGCGCTGATCGTTCGTGGCGACCATGAGCTGAACGAGATCAAGGCAGCGAACCTGGCTCAGGTCGAAAGCCCCTTGGTATTCGCGTCGGAAGCGGAGATTCGTGCCGCCATGGGCGCAGGCCCTGGCTCACTGGGCCCGCTGAACCTGCAGATTCCCTGCGTCATCGATCGCTCGGTCGCGCTGATGAGCGACTTCGCAGCTGGCGCAAACCAGGAAGACAAGCACTATTTCGGCGTTAACTGGGAGCGCGATCTGCCGCTGCCGACAGTCGCAGATCTGCGCAATGTAATCGCGGGCGACCCGAGCCCTGATGGCACTGGCACGCTGGTTATTAAGCGAGGCATTGAAGTCGGCCATATATTCCAACTCGGCACCAAGTACAGCGAGGCCATGAACTGCAACGTCATGGGTGAGAATGGCAAGCCTGTCGTACTGACCATGGGCTGTTATGGCATAGGTGTTTCTCGTGTCGTTGCCGCCGCAATCGAGCAGAACTACGACGACCGCGGCATTCTCTGGCCGGATGCGCTGGCACCTTTCCAGATCGCGCTGGTCCCGATGAAGTACGAAAACCAGGCCGTTCGCGAAGCAACCGACAAGCTCTACGCGGAGCTCACCGCTGCAGGCTACGACGTGCTGCTCGATGACCGTGACAAAAAGACCAGCCCGGGCGTCAAATTCGCTGATATGGAACTGGTGGGCATCCCGCATCGCATCGTCGTGGGCGACCGCGGACTTGCCGACGGTACGCTGGAATACAAGCATCGTCGTGATGCCGAAAGCCAAGCCGTGCCGGCCGCTGACATCCTCGAGTTCATCAATTCGCGCGCCAGTCGCTGA